The segment CTATATTCTAATAAATGGTAGCCTAAGCCCCCCTTACTTTGTCTAATAATCTACAGACCACCCAAGCGGAATAATGAGCGATAAGGTGATTTTAACATTTGTGTTTGCTGTCTAGTTCAGACAATCACCAAACATTTTATGGTCCTTATCAAATCTTTGAATCTTGTACTTATCTGTTcatgcaacacacaaacacacacacaaaactccaTAAGGTCTAGTGAAAGAGtccaggcaaaaaaaaaaatgaatggtttGTATTTTCCTACCATGTCGTGCAGCGCCCTCTATCGGCTATACTGTGTAGTGGCCTGGTAGAGAACTGGACATATTGAACAGCATCTGAGGTTAGCTAGCTGTGGGGATTGAGGACTgacacaaacattttcattttctgccGGTATTCTGCACTTCACCTCAgcatttagttatttttttcacGTCTCAAGGTAAGTGTGCCAAATTTACGATACTGCTTAGCGGTTATATTTGCGCTAGCTGAAGCTACATAGCAGCCGGTTACTGTGCTGGCTTGCTAACAgctagatagctagctagctagcagcaggcCCACTTcaaggtttgtttttgttctgccAGCTGGGCTCTTGTGTCACCTTTACTAAGCTGGCTAACTGGTTCACAAGAATCGTCAGTAGGCTAAGACCACTGTCATGTTAGGCTGTTTGGCTCAGTTCTTGTTAGCTTTGCGCTAGGCTATAATGTCAGGtttttgatctgatttttaacccCATGTAGCCAGCCTCGGTGCGTACCATTCACTGGTATGGAGAGACTGTCACGTCCatctccattcaaaaatctgtccaTTTAATCCTAAACATACAAACCTTGTACAACATGACTTCAGACGTATTTATGAGTCATGAGGGTCTTCTGATGAATTCGCCATACAAGTGACGCCCCAGTAACACTCTCTGTCCATTAAATTTCAACTTTAAAATTGACTGACGCTTCGAGCTACCGCCCACCACGGTGTATTTTGGTCGAAGAAGATTGTGGGAGTATGCGAACCAATTCTAACAGTTGACAATTTCTAGTCAGAAAATGCTGCTTGAATATATGCCGAATAAAAGAGCGGTTCCTAacgattcagaaaaggtcttaaCTCATGTTCTACCGGGTGTACGTTTGCCGACAAGCAAGGCAGCATGGAACTGCCCGATTTAATGAATGGAGGTCGGCGTGACTTTGGCTCAATGCAAACTTCTTTACGACTTTTTCAGCGTCCCTGAGAGTCGCAGCCCTGCATTCCAAAAAGGAAGACGAGTACTTCACCATGAGCTCAGACGATGGTgagacaacatacacacacacacacacacacaccatagtaTATCTCTAGATTACATGCTAAGCACTGCACTTGTGTGCTACTGTCCCATTAAACTGTAAGTCAATGTGTTGCAGGTGACATGGAGAACCAGGCTGAGCTGGAAGAGAAGACAAGGCTCATCAACCAGGTGTTGGAGCTTCAGCACACTCTAgagggtgagacacacacacaccataacaacattttaaatttcaGCCACAGAATTTTGCAAAACAGATTAGGATGGCATTGCAAGATGTAAAATCTCTTTTATAAAGTTAAGACTGTATTACCTTGTATATTGTGTTATTTGATGTCCCTCCACCATGATACCAGGGCATTATGTTGTCTtcttatgaacaaaataactgatagaaacttcatccccctatagagtagatgatctgattacatttttggagcaccttgctgcatacatttgcataataATGAGGGCAAAACCATCcatgttatgtgaagacaagcataatgacatagaaatatttgctaatgaatgcattaattatgTTAATTAATGAcatcattagcataactggatatgtttaatatatcatggtgattatgacaggacattaggcagctcaagggccttttgttttttcatatggaaatgcaaaatgaaataaagtcgGCTCGTGCCTGAATGATGATGTTGAAGATGGCGGTTATGTTTTCGCTGTGTTCAGACCTGTCTGCACGGGTGGACGCCGTAAAAGAGGAGAACCTGAAGCTGAAGTCGGAGAACCAGGTTCTGGGTCAGTACATCGAGAACCTCATGTCTGCCTCCAGTGTCTTCCAGACCACTGACACCAAAAGCAAACGAAAGTAAGGAGAGCCTTGACctagaacccccccccccccccctcccccatccccaGCTCCCCTAACTTGAACCCAAACCATCCTGGATCACTGGACTCTGTAGCTCATCTCTTAGTCAGGCTTAGCTGCAGCTCTAGCTGCAACTCAGACCCACGTTTAACCCTCCTAACAGCTGGTCATTGGTGTTCCAATGTCTGCTCCCCCAATCCTCATCTTCCACCGGTTCCTAACATAGCGAGCGACCAGCGGCATGAGAAAGTAAATAGCGTCCAGTAGTTTCAATGAAGCTTCCACACTGACATCGAACACAGTGAGTCAACTCAGTCCGGTTGTGTTGTCTCTATTTCAGCCAAATCTGACAGATAAACCCTGCCTCCAAACTCTGGCTATTGGTGAAAAACTGGACTAGTGCTTCCTGTATTTTGTTCATACAGGTAGAGATGGATGAGGCAAGGCTGCACATATCTGGGTCCTGTTGTTTATACAGTTCAATGATTACTAGGTCTTGGCAAAGAGTAACAAAAGTAAAGCTGTGGATGTCAGTTTTGGAAGCAGATCATCAAGTTGTAATTGTACATCTTAGTCTGTAGCTATAGTTACTACAGCTATAGCCAAGTGCTGTGATTTACAAGTAATAAACTTGCAAGCCAGCTCCTGATTGGTCAATGGTCTGGTGGTTATTGGTGCTGTAAATTAAGTCAGACTTGGTACAGTTGTCAGATCTGATTAAATATTAACTTTGAGAGCATTACATTGCATTATGAGGAAGAGTTAACTTTAtcaaaagacaggaaaaaagtATAAATGAACACCTACACTTAAAGCGGATTGGTTCATGTTTTGTACCTCAGCAACACTGTTCACTCACAGTATGTTAAGAATCGGTGATATATTGgtgttcctctttctctcatatcCTGtcaccacccccctcccctccaccgcCCTAAAAGATTTTTATATAGTTCCGATATCAAATGTTTACGTTCaactttcctttttcctttggTATTTATTATTCAGTATTGCTGTTGTTGCCATGatcagaattttcatttttgatttttttttttggctataCAGATGGTTTTACTGTTACTGCTTATAATGTGACCTCTctaaagagaggaggggtgttTAAAGGCCCATTTAAGACTGCCTTGTCTTTGTCATTTCAGTACAACAGTCACAGTTTTGTTGTCATGATGTTGCAGCTTCTAGCTAGTTTGGACTAAACTACACTTCTTTGACAGTGACGCTCGCCGTTCTCCTGTTTTGTAGCCAAGATGCCGATGTGTCAATCTCATTTTGTACTTAAAATGAGTCTAGTGTATGTGCTTAATATTAAACTGGCAAAATCCAGCTTTGATTTTCTAATTAACCTCTCTCAACACGTCCTAGGTCAATATGCATatactgtgtttttatgcatAAATGTTGAAGAAAGTACATCCGTGTGCTTTTGAAGATATTTTAACCCTGTTGTGTTTGTACATTGTTTACATATTGTTTACTGTTTTACGTTGCTAATTTCAAATGCATTTGGTTTAATAAAGTGTTTATGCCTTTTTGATGATATCTGTGGCAATGTTTCCCTCAGCTAATCAACTATTTATATTTCACATGCTCACAGGGTCACTAAGGGTGCTCGCAAGGACAAGTGACCCCACTGCTTTTGAGTGCTGCATTTTCACAGAgatggtatatactgtatatgtatggcTTAGATGATCAGTGATCTGTGTAGTAGTTGTGCCCATAGCTGTGATATAGACTGTGGGCAGAGAGCAGAGTTAGGAATCCCAACAGTTTTAGCCTTAACACATTCATTTGGATACTCTGCTCCTTTCTGAGTGAATTACGCTGTTTGGATGGACCCAAACTCTGGTTTCTTTCCCGTTGTGTCTCCTTGTAGGAACAGAAGGTATTTGGCCTTGTTTCTCTTTGTACCCACCTGTGTCTGGTAGCAAGGTAGAGGTacaattacaatacaatacaatttagcCTAAAGCCGTGTTTACTCTGTGGTTGTACAACAGTGTCCTTATATTTTATTCATAAGCATATTATGTTTTTCCTACAAAGCAGTTATTGGTATTATGACAGACCGATAAATTGGACtgttattaaaaattggatagcagccagtcagtgtcatctggTACGATGGACATGATGCACTTGGTTTATTATTATGGGTTTCACTGGAGAGTTTGTGTCCCACCATCTAAATActgtttctgaggcttttccaccctgacaagaatacaattctgggggaaacactgaatacttgtaactTTTTTGGCATCAGAGCGGTCAGATTCACAGAtgaaacccatatcagttgtaCAAACCAAGAGTTGACACGGCCTTGAAACCAGTCTGATTGCTTTTTGCCCCCAGTTTGACTTGGTGTTGAGAATGACATGAAATACAATATACACTGCTATGAATGGAAAACACAATCTGCAGTCCATGTGACAGATTTTGCACAAACAGTACTATTTGTCTTGTGGGTGAACCTGTTTTACACATTTCATGCAAATGCAGGCCTATATAAACTCCAAGCAGTTGAAATGAAATACTCCACAAGGTGTAACCCGTTATTCTTTATTCGTTTAAACAAAAATAGaatgtaataaagtaataaattacTCTTCTCTGGAGTGGCTTCCTCCCGCTCTTACGATAACTGTCTCTTTGTCTTCAGACAAACTGTTGCCCCAAGTCAGCAGTCAATTCAGAGAGTGGATTTCAAAGGCCTCAACGCAGCTcagagaaaacacaataaatatgGGTCAATTCCGCATATCACAGTCACTGTTTGTTTAGGCACTTCAGAAATTCCTTGTGAAAATATCCCTGTAATAAAGGTCTTAGTCCGCTAGGG is part of the Centroberyx gerrardi isolate f3 chromosome 16, fCenGer3.hap1.cur.20231027, whole genome shotgun sequence genome and harbors:
- the LOC139922955 gene encoding short coiled-coil protein B-like — translated: MSSDDGDMENQAELEEKTRLINQVLELQHTLEDLSARVDAVKEENLKLKSENQVLGQYIENLMSASSVFQTTDTKSKRK